One genomic window of Choloepus didactylus isolate mChoDid1 chromosome 27, mChoDid1.pri, whole genome shotgun sequence includes the following:
- the TMEM150B gene encoding modulator of macroautophagy TMEM150B isoform X1, translated as MWGYLSLLPAFLALWGTAGVWTVFALAVENGTVNLTKGFPYISICGSYPPQSCIFSQLLNMGAAMAAWICILRYHQLRDWGVGRRPNQLILWTGLLCALGTSIVGNFQEKNQKPTHLVGAFLSFFVGILYFWLQLFFCWRMKSLPQPGAPWIGPLRLGLCSVCSILIVASILAGAWAGGGGGAISHGAGPFSASRAPALRHRACLRVSIWSRVPTLDWGCWVGNPICSSSWFPNFLVPPFPHLSNMGSARTGW; from the exons ATGTGGGGCTATCTGTCCCTGCTGCCTGCTTTCCTGGCCCTATGGGGCACCGCCGGAGTCTGGACTGT TTTTGCCCTGGCAGTGGAGAACGGGACCGTGAACCTCACCAAAGGCTTCCCCTACATCAG TATCTGTGGATCCTACCCCCCGCAGAGCTGCATCTTCAGCCAATTGCTCAATATGGGAGCGGCCATGG CCGCCTGGATCTGCATTCTCCGTTACCACCAGCTCCGCGACTGGGGCGTCGGAAGGCGGCCTAACCAGCTGATCCTGTGGACCGGGCTCCTCTGCGCCCTGGGCACTTCCATAGTGGGCAATTTCCAG GAAAAGAACCAGAAGCCCACGCATCTGGTGGGtgccttcctctccttctttGTGGGAATCCTGTACTTCTGGCTGCAGCTCTTTTTCTGCTGGAGGATGAAGAGCCTGCCCCAGCCCGGGGCCCCCTGGATCGGGCCGCTCCGCCTGGGCCTCTGCAGCGTCTGCAGCATCCTCATCGTAGCCAGTATCCTTGCTGGGGCCTGGgccgggggcgggggtggggccATCTCCCACGGGGCGGGGCCATTTTCCGCCTCGCGTGCCCCTGCCCTGCGCCATCGGGCATGCCTCCGGGTCTCCATCTGGTCCAGGGTGCCGACTCTGGACTGGGGCTGCTGGGTTGGAAATCCCATCTGCTCCTCATCTTGGTTTCCTAACTTCTTggtgcctccgtttcctcatctctCAAACATGGGTAGTGCCAGAACTGGCTGGTAA
- the TMEM150B gene encoding modulator of macroautophagy TMEM150B isoform X2, with translation MWGYLSLLPAFLALWGTAGVWTVFALAVENGTVNLTKGFPYISICGSYPPQSCIFSQLLNMGAAMAAWICILRYHQLRDWGVGRRPNQLILWTGLLCALGTSIVGNFQEKNQKPTHLVGAFLSFFVGILYFWLQLFFCWRMKSLPQPGAPWIGPLRLGLCSVCSILIVAMAVLHAVSLRSVSAACEWAVTMLLFALFGLFAVDFSGLHGCTISLRPCRGPGTLAASPGPLQIQLSQAV, from the exons ATGTGGGGCTATCTGTCCCTGCTGCCTGCTTTCCTGGCCCTATGGGGCACCGCCGGAGTCTGGACTGT TTTTGCCCTGGCAGTGGAGAACGGGACCGTGAACCTCACCAAAGGCTTCCCCTACATCAG TATCTGTGGATCCTACCCCCCGCAGAGCTGCATCTTCAGCCAATTGCTCAATATGGGAGCGGCCATGG CCGCCTGGATCTGCATTCTCCGTTACCACCAGCTCCGCGACTGGGGCGTCGGAAGGCGGCCTAACCAGCTGATCCTGTGGACCGGGCTCCTCTGCGCCCTGGGCACTTCCATAGTGGGCAATTTCCAG GAAAAGAACCAGAAGCCCACGCATCTGGTGGGtgccttcctctccttctttGTGGGAATCCTGTACTTCTGGCTGCAGCTCTTTTTCTGCTGGAGGATGAAGAGCCTGCCCCAGCCCGGGGCCCCCTGGATCGGGCCGCTCCGCCTGGGCCTCTGCAGCGTCTGCAGCATCCTCATCGTAGCCA TGGCCGTCCTGCACGCCGTCTCGCTGCGCTCGGTCTCCGCCGCCTGCGAGTGGGCCGTCACCATGCTGCTGTTCGCGCTCTTCGGCCTCTTCGCCGTCGACTTCTCGGGACTGCACGGCTGCACCATCAGCCTCCGGCCCTGCCGCGGCCCCGGCACCCTGGCCGCCTCTCCTGGCCCGCTGCAGATCCAGCTGTCCCAGGCGGTCTGA
- the BRSK1 gene encoding serine/threonine-protein kinase BRSK1 isoform X1 — MSSGAKEGGGVSPAYHLPHPHPHPPQHAQYVGPYRLEKTLGKGQTGLVKLGVHCITGQKVAIKIVNREKLSESVLMKVEREIAILKLIEHPHVLKLHDVYENKKYLYLVLEHVSGGELFDYLVKKGRLTPKEARKFFRQIVSALDFCHSYSICHRDLKPENLLLDEKNNIRIADFGMASLQVGDSLLETSCGSPHYACPEVIKGEKYDGRRADMWSCGVILFALLVGALPFDDDNLRQLLEKVKRGVFHMPHFIPPDCQSLLRGMIEVEPEKRLSLEQIQKHPWYLGGKHEPDPCLEPAPGRRVAMRSLPSNGELDPDVLESMASLGCFRDRERLHRELRSEEENQEKMIYYLLLDRKERYPSCEDQDLPPRNDVDPPRKRVDSPMLSRHGKRRPERKSMEVLSITDAGGGGSPVATRRALEMAQHSQRSRSVSGASTGLSSSPLSSPRSPVFSFSPEPGAGDEARAGGSPTSKTQTLPSRGPRGGGSGEQPPPPSARSTPLPGPPGSPRSSGGTPLHSPLHTPRASPTGTPGTTPPPSPGGGVGGAAWRSRLNSIRNSFLGSPRFHRRKMQVPTAEEMSSLTPESSPELAKRSWFGNFISLDKEEQIFLVLKDKPLSSIKADIVHAFLSVRDLGPPLTLDTPGLSPGAHGIPSLSHSVLSQTSFRAEYKASGGPSVFQKPVRFQVDITSSEGPEPSPRRDGSSGGGIYSVTFTLISGPSRRFKRVVETIQAQLLSTHDQPSVQALADEKNGVQTRPAGPPPRSLQPPPGRADPELSSSPRRGPPKDKKLLATNGTSLP, encoded by the exons ATGTCGTCCGGGGCCAAGGAGGGAGGCGGGGTCTCCCCAGCCTACCatctcccccaccctcacccacacccaccccagcACGCCCAATATGTGGGCCCCTATCGGCTGGAGAAGACGCTGGGCAAAGGACAGACAG GATTGGTTAAACTCGGGGTCCACTGCATCACGGGTCAGAAGGTCGCCATCAAGATCGTGAACAGGGAGAAGTTGTCTGAGTCGGTGCTGATGAAG gtggAGCGGGAGATCGCCATCCTGAAGCTCATTGAGCACCCTCACGTCCTCAAGCTCCATGATGTCTACGAGAACAAGAAATATTT GTACCTGGTTCTGGAGCATGTTTCTGGGGGTGAGCTGTTTGACTACCTGGTAAAGAAGGGGAGACTGACCCCCAAGGAGGCCCGGAAGTTCTTCCGCCAGATCGTGTCGGCGCTGGACTTCTGCCATAGCTACTCCATCTG CCACAGAGACCTGAAGCCCGAGAACCTGCTCCTGGACGAGAAGAACAACATTCGCATTGCAGACTTCGGCATGGCGTCCCTGCAGGTGGGGGACAGCCTCCTGGAGACCAGCTGCGG GTCCCCCCACTATGCATGTCCAGAGGTGATTAAG GGGGAAAAGTACGATGGCCGGCGGGCAGACATGTGGAGCTGCGGAGTCATCCTCTTCGCCCTGCTGGTG GGGGCTCTGCCGTTTGACGACGACAACCTCCGCCAGCTGCTGGAGAAGGTGAAACGAGGCGTCTTCCACATGCCCCACTTCATTCCTCCGGACTGCCAGAGCCTCCTGAGAGGGATGATCGAGGTGGAGCCAGAAAAGAGGCTCAGC CTGGAGCAAATTCAGAAGCATCCTTGGTACCT gggcgggaAACACGAGCCAGACCCCTGCCTGGAGCCCGCCCCGGGCCGCCGGGTGGCCATGCGGAGCCTGCCGTCCAACGGAGAGCTGGACCCCGACGTCCTGGAGAGCATGGCGTCCCTGGGCTGCTTCCGGGACCGCGAGCGGCTGCACCGCGAGCTGCGGAGCGAGGA GGAGAACCAAGAAAAGATGATATATTATCTGCTGTTGGATCGGAAGGAGCGGTATCCCAGCTGTGAGGACCAGGACCTGCCCCCCCGGAATGATGTCG ACCCGCCCCGGAAGCGGGTGGACTCCCCCATGCTGAGCCGCCATGGGAAGCGACGGCCAGAGCGCAAGTCCATGGAAGTCTTGAGCATCACGGATGCAGGGGGCGGCGGCTCGCCCGTGGCCACCCGGCGGGCCTTGGAGATGGCCCAGCACAGCCAGAG GTCCCGTAGCGTCAGTGGAGCCTCCACTGGTCTGTCCTCCAGTCCTCTGAGCAGCCCAAGG AGTCCGGTCTTTTCCTTCTCGCCGGAACCAGGGGCTGGAGATGAGGCCCGGGCCGGGGGCTCCCCGACTTCAAAAACGCAGACGCTGCCTTCTCGGGGCCCCAGGGGTGGGGGCTCGGgggagcagcccccaccccccagtgccCGCTCCACGCCCCTGCCTGGACCCCCAGGTTCCCCGCGCTCCTCCGGGGGGACCCCTTTGCACTCGCCTCTGCACACGCCCCGGGCCAGCCCCACTGGGACCCCGGGGACAACGCCACCCCCCAGTCCAGGCGGAGGCGTCGGGGGAGCCGCCTGGAGGAGTCGTCTCAACTCCATCCGCAACAGCTTCCTGGGCTCCCCTCGCTTTCACCGGCGCAAGATGCAGG TCCCCACCGCCGAGGAGATGTCCAGTTTGACGCCAGAGTCCTCTCCGGA GCTGGCAAAACGCTCCTGGTTTGGGAACTTCATCTCCTTGGACAAAGAAGAACAAATATTCCTTGTGCTAAAGGACAAACCTCTCAGCAGCATCAAAGCGGACATTGTCCATGCCTTCCTGTCGGTGAGGGACCTGGGTCCCCCGCTGACCCTGGACACCCCCGGACTGTCTCCTGGGGCTCATGGG ATCCCCAGCCTGAGTCACAGTGTGCTGTCACAGACCAGCTTCAGGGCCGAGTACAAGGCCAGCGGCGGCCCCTCCGTCTTCCAGAAGCCCGTCCGCTTCCAGGTGGACATCACCTCCTCCGAGGGTCCCGAGCCCTCCCCCCGGCGGGATGGCAGCAGTGGCGGGGGCATCTACTCCGTCACCTTCACGCTCATCTCCG GTCCCAGCCGTCGGTTCAAGCGAGTGGTGGAAACCATCCAGGCCCAGCTGCTGAGCACCCACGACCAGCCCTCCGTGCAGGCCCTGGCAG ATGAGAAGAACGGAGTCCAGACCCGGCCTGCTGGGCCCCCGCCCCGAAGCCTGCAGCCCCCGCCCGGCCGCGCAGACCCAGAGCTAAGCAGCTCCCCCCGCCGAGGCCCCCCCAAGGACAAGAAGCTCCTGGCCACTAATGGGACCTCTTTGCCctga
- the BRSK1 gene encoding serine/threonine-protein kinase BRSK1 isoform X3 — protein sequence MMSTRTRNICRYLVLEHVSGGELFDYLVKKGRLTPKEARKFFRQIVSALDFCHSYSICHRDLKPENLLLDEKNNIRIADFGMASLQVGDSLLETSCGSPHYACPEVIKGEKYDGRRADMWSCGVILFALLVGALPFDDDNLRQLLEKVKRGVFHMPHFIPPDCQSLLRGMIEVEPEKRLSLEQIQKHPWYLGGKHEPDPCLEPAPGRRVAMRSLPSNGELDPDVLESMASLGCFRDRERLHRELRSEEENQEKMIYYLLLDRKERYPSCEDQDLPPRNDVDPPRKRVDSPMLSRHGKRRPERKSMEVLSITDAGGGGSPVATRRALEMAQHSQRSRSVSGASTGLSSSPLSSPRSPVFSFSPEPGAGDEARAGGSPTSKTQTLPSRGPRGGGSGEQPPPPSARSTPLPGPPGSPRSSGGTPLHSPLHTPRASPTGTPGTTPPPSPGGGVGGAAWRSRLNSIRNSFLGSPRFHRRKMQVPTAEEMSSLTPESSPELAKRSWFGNFISLDKEEQIFLVLKDKPLSSIKADIVHAFLSVRDLGPPLTLDTPGLSPGAHGIPSLSHSVLSQTSFRAEYKASGGPSVFQKPVRFQVDITSSEGPEPSPRRDGSSGGGIYSVTFTLISGPSRRFKRVVETIQAQLLSTHDQPSVQALADEKNGVQTRPAGPPPRSLQPPPGRADPELSSSPRRGPPKDKKLLATNGTSLP from the exons ATGATGTCTACGAGAACAAGAAATATTTGTAG GTACCTGGTTCTGGAGCATGTTTCTGGGGGTGAGCTGTTTGACTACCTGGTAAAGAAGGGGAGACTGACCCCCAAGGAGGCCCGGAAGTTCTTCCGCCAGATCGTGTCGGCGCTGGACTTCTGCCATAGCTACTCCATCTG CCACAGAGACCTGAAGCCCGAGAACCTGCTCCTGGACGAGAAGAACAACATTCGCATTGCAGACTTCGGCATGGCGTCCCTGCAGGTGGGGGACAGCCTCCTGGAGACCAGCTGCGG GTCCCCCCACTATGCATGTCCAGAGGTGATTAAG GGGGAAAAGTACGATGGCCGGCGGGCAGACATGTGGAGCTGCGGAGTCATCCTCTTCGCCCTGCTGGTG GGGGCTCTGCCGTTTGACGACGACAACCTCCGCCAGCTGCTGGAGAAGGTGAAACGAGGCGTCTTCCACATGCCCCACTTCATTCCTCCGGACTGCCAGAGCCTCCTGAGAGGGATGATCGAGGTGGAGCCAGAAAAGAGGCTCAGC CTGGAGCAAATTCAGAAGCATCCTTGGTACCT gggcgggaAACACGAGCCAGACCCCTGCCTGGAGCCCGCCCCGGGCCGCCGGGTGGCCATGCGGAGCCTGCCGTCCAACGGAGAGCTGGACCCCGACGTCCTGGAGAGCATGGCGTCCCTGGGCTGCTTCCGGGACCGCGAGCGGCTGCACCGCGAGCTGCGGAGCGAGGA GGAGAACCAAGAAAAGATGATATATTATCTGCTGTTGGATCGGAAGGAGCGGTATCCCAGCTGTGAGGACCAGGACCTGCCCCCCCGGAATGATGTCG ACCCGCCCCGGAAGCGGGTGGACTCCCCCATGCTGAGCCGCCATGGGAAGCGACGGCCAGAGCGCAAGTCCATGGAAGTCTTGAGCATCACGGATGCAGGGGGCGGCGGCTCGCCCGTGGCCACCCGGCGGGCCTTGGAGATGGCCCAGCACAGCCAGAG GTCCCGTAGCGTCAGTGGAGCCTCCACTGGTCTGTCCTCCAGTCCTCTGAGCAGCCCAAGG AGTCCGGTCTTTTCCTTCTCGCCGGAACCAGGGGCTGGAGATGAGGCCCGGGCCGGGGGCTCCCCGACTTCAAAAACGCAGACGCTGCCTTCTCGGGGCCCCAGGGGTGGGGGCTCGGgggagcagcccccaccccccagtgccCGCTCCACGCCCCTGCCTGGACCCCCAGGTTCCCCGCGCTCCTCCGGGGGGACCCCTTTGCACTCGCCTCTGCACACGCCCCGGGCCAGCCCCACTGGGACCCCGGGGACAACGCCACCCCCCAGTCCAGGCGGAGGCGTCGGGGGAGCCGCCTGGAGGAGTCGTCTCAACTCCATCCGCAACAGCTTCCTGGGCTCCCCTCGCTTTCACCGGCGCAAGATGCAGG TCCCCACCGCCGAGGAGATGTCCAGTTTGACGCCAGAGTCCTCTCCGGA GCTGGCAAAACGCTCCTGGTTTGGGAACTTCATCTCCTTGGACAAAGAAGAACAAATATTCCTTGTGCTAAAGGACAAACCTCTCAGCAGCATCAAAGCGGACATTGTCCATGCCTTCCTGTCGGTGAGGGACCTGGGTCCCCCGCTGACCCTGGACACCCCCGGACTGTCTCCTGGGGCTCATGGG ATCCCCAGCCTGAGTCACAGTGTGCTGTCACAGACCAGCTTCAGGGCCGAGTACAAGGCCAGCGGCGGCCCCTCCGTCTTCCAGAAGCCCGTCCGCTTCCAGGTGGACATCACCTCCTCCGAGGGTCCCGAGCCCTCCCCCCGGCGGGATGGCAGCAGTGGCGGGGGCATCTACTCCGTCACCTTCACGCTCATCTCCG GTCCCAGCCGTCGGTTCAAGCGAGTGGTGGAAACCATCCAGGCCCAGCTGCTGAGCACCCACGACCAGCCCTCCGTGCAGGCCCTGGCAG ATGAGAAGAACGGAGTCCAGACCCGGCCTGCTGGGCCCCCGCCCCGAAGCCTGCAGCCCCCGCCCGGCCGCGCAGACCCAGAGCTAAGCAGCTCCCCCCGCCGAGGCCCCCCCAAGGACAAGAAGCTCCTGGCCACTAATGGGACCTCTTTGCCctga
- the BRSK1 gene encoding serine/threonine-protein kinase BRSK1 isoform X2, which produces MSSGAKEGGGVSPAYHLPHPHPHPPQHAQYVGPYRLEKTLGKGQTGLVKLGVHCITGQKVAIKIVNREKLSESVLMKVEREIAILKLIEHPHVLKLHDVYENKKYLYLVLEHVSGGELFDYLVKKGRLTPKEARKFFRQIVSALDFCHSYSICHRDLKPENLLLDEKNNIRIADFGMASLQVGDSLLETSCGSPHYACPEVIKGEKYDGRRADMWSCGVILFALLVGALPFDDDNLRQLLEKVKRGVFHMPHFIPPDCQSLLRGMIEVEPEKRLSLEQIQKHPWYLGGKHEPDPCLEPAPGRRVAMRSLPSNGELDPDVLESMASLGCFRDRERLHRELRSEEENQEKMIYYLLLDRKERYPSCEDQDLPPRNDVDPPRKRVDSPMLSRHGKRRPERKSMEVLSITDAGGGGSPVATRRALEMAQHSQRSRSVSGASTGLSSSPLSSPRSPVFSFSPEPGAGDEARAGGSPTSKTQTLPSRGPRGGGSGEQPPPPSARSTPLPGPPGSPRSSGGTPLHSPLHTPRASPTGTPGTTPPPSPGGGVGGAAWRSRLNSIRNSFLGSPRFHRRKMQVPTAEEMSSLTPESSPELAKRSWFGNFISLDKEEQIFLVLKDKPLSSIKADIVHAFLSIPSLSHSVLSQTSFRAEYKASGGPSVFQKPVRFQVDITSSEGPEPSPRRDGSSGGGIYSVTFTLISGPSRRFKRVVETIQAQLLSTHDQPSVQALADEKNGVQTRPAGPPPRSLQPPPGRADPELSSSPRRGPPKDKKLLATNGTSLP; this is translated from the exons ATGTCGTCCGGGGCCAAGGAGGGAGGCGGGGTCTCCCCAGCCTACCatctcccccaccctcacccacacccaccccagcACGCCCAATATGTGGGCCCCTATCGGCTGGAGAAGACGCTGGGCAAAGGACAGACAG GATTGGTTAAACTCGGGGTCCACTGCATCACGGGTCAGAAGGTCGCCATCAAGATCGTGAACAGGGAGAAGTTGTCTGAGTCGGTGCTGATGAAG gtggAGCGGGAGATCGCCATCCTGAAGCTCATTGAGCACCCTCACGTCCTCAAGCTCCATGATGTCTACGAGAACAAGAAATATTT GTACCTGGTTCTGGAGCATGTTTCTGGGGGTGAGCTGTTTGACTACCTGGTAAAGAAGGGGAGACTGACCCCCAAGGAGGCCCGGAAGTTCTTCCGCCAGATCGTGTCGGCGCTGGACTTCTGCCATAGCTACTCCATCTG CCACAGAGACCTGAAGCCCGAGAACCTGCTCCTGGACGAGAAGAACAACATTCGCATTGCAGACTTCGGCATGGCGTCCCTGCAGGTGGGGGACAGCCTCCTGGAGACCAGCTGCGG GTCCCCCCACTATGCATGTCCAGAGGTGATTAAG GGGGAAAAGTACGATGGCCGGCGGGCAGACATGTGGAGCTGCGGAGTCATCCTCTTCGCCCTGCTGGTG GGGGCTCTGCCGTTTGACGACGACAACCTCCGCCAGCTGCTGGAGAAGGTGAAACGAGGCGTCTTCCACATGCCCCACTTCATTCCTCCGGACTGCCAGAGCCTCCTGAGAGGGATGATCGAGGTGGAGCCAGAAAAGAGGCTCAGC CTGGAGCAAATTCAGAAGCATCCTTGGTACCT gggcgggaAACACGAGCCAGACCCCTGCCTGGAGCCCGCCCCGGGCCGCCGGGTGGCCATGCGGAGCCTGCCGTCCAACGGAGAGCTGGACCCCGACGTCCTGGAGAGCATGGCGTCCCTGGGCTGCTTCCGGGACCGCGAGCGGCTGCACCGCGAGCTGCGGAGCGAGGA GGAGAACCAAGAAAAGATGATATATTATCTGCTGTTGGATCGGAAGGAGCGGTATCCCAGCTGTGAGGACCAGGACCTGCCCCCCCGGAATGATGTCG ACCCGCCCCGGAAGCGGGTGGACTCCCCCATGCTGAGCCGCCATGGGAAGCGACGGCCAGAGCGCAAGTCCATGGAAGTCTTGAGCATCACGGATGCAGGGGGCGGCGGCTCGCCCGTGGCCACCCGGCGGGCCTTGGAGATGGCCCAGCACAGCCAGAG GTCCCGTAGCGTCAGTGGAGCCTCCACTGGTCTGTCCTCCAGTCCTCTGAGCAGCCCAAGG AGTCCGGTCTTTTCCTTCTCGCCGGAACCAGGGGCTGGAGATGAGGCCCGGGCCGGGGGCTCCCCGACTTCAAAAACGCAGACGCTGCCTTCTCGGGGCCCCAGGGGTGGGGGCTCGGgggagcagcccccaccccccagtgccCGCTCCACGCCCCTGCCTGGACCCCCAGGTTCCCCGCGCTCCTCCGGGGGGACCCCTTTGCACTCGCCTCTGCACACGCCCCGGGCCAGCCCCACTGGGACCCCGGGGACAACGCCACCCCCCAGTCCAGGCGGAGGCGTCGGGGGAGCCGCCTGGAGGAGTCGTCTCAACTCCATCCGCAACAGCTTCCTGGGCTCCCCTCGCTTTCACCGGCGCAAGATGCAGG TCCCCACCGCCGAGGAGATGTCCAGTTTGACGCCAGAGTCCTCTCCGGA GCTGGCAAAACGCTCCTGGTTTGGGAACTTCATCTCCTTGGACAAAGAAGAACAAATATTCCTTGTGCTAAAGGACAAACCTCTCAGCAGCATCAAAGCGGACATTGTCCATGCCTTCCTGTCG ATCCCCAGCCTGAGTCACAGTGTGCTGTCACAGACCAGCTTCAGGGCCGAGTACAAGGCCAGCGGCGGCCCCTCCGTCTTCCAGAAGCCCGTCCGCTTCCAGGTGGACATCACCTCCTCCGAGGGTCCCGAGCCCTCCCCCCGGCGGGATGGCAGCAGTGGCGGGGGCATCTACTCCGTCACCTTCACGCTCATCTCCG GTCCCAGCCGTCGGTTCAAGCGAGTGGTGGAAACCATCCAGGCCCAGCTGCTGAGCACCCACGACCAGCCCTCCGTGCAGGCCCTGGCAG ATGAGAAGAACGGAGTCCAGACCCGGCCTGCTGGGCCCCCGCCCCGAAGCCTGCAGCCCCCGCCCGGCCGCGCAGACCCAGAGCTAAGCAGCTCCCCCCGCCGAGGCCCCCCCAAGGACAAGAAGCTCCTGGCCACTAATGGGACCTCTTTGCCctga